Genomic segment of Mycolicibacterium psychrotolerans:
GCGGAGGCGATCAACGCCGACGAGGACAAATTGCCGCGCTACATCGGCGGCGTGCTGGCCCGGCTGCAGGAAGTGTGGATCGGCAGGCAGATCGCGGAGGTGAAGTCCAAACTGCAACGGATGTCACCGGTCGAGCAGGGCGACGAGTACCACGCGCTGTTCGGCGATCTGGTCGCGATGGAGGCCTACCGGCGCAGTCTGCTCGAACAGGCAAGTGGAGACGACCTGACTGCGTGAACCGGCCTGCCGGGTTATGGTGTGTCTGCTGTCATCCAGTCGGGGAGAAGGCGAGTTGTCGATGCTGGTGCACACCCTTCGGGCCCACGCGGCCCGGCTGATCGTCGGGGCCGTCGCGGCCGCGGCCGTCGCCGTCCCGCTGTACGCGTCGCTGAGCAGCCCCGATGCCAGCGCGCAGGCCGGTCCGCGCTGCCTCGCCTGGTTCGGCAACAAGGACGACGGCCAGTGCCTGGGCTACTCGAACGGGACCGGAGGGCAGATCGGGACGCCCTCGATCGGGTTCGGCGGGAACGGCCTGGAGTTCAGCACCGGACCCCTGTTCCCCGGCACCACCATCAACCAGGGCATCGGCTAGCGGCTCTCGCCCGCGGCTCTTCTCTTCTTCTCCGGCTGGCCCGGCTCGAACACCTCGGTGCCGGCCTCGATCGGCGTCACCTGCACCATCGCCGGATCCGGCGATACCCGCTCGGCGATCTTGCGCCGGCTCGCGTCGATGACCGCCCGCGCGGCCGGGCTGCCCGTCACCGCGCGGTACGTTCCAGCCAGCTGCTCGTAGCGTTGCCTGCCTGCCTTGGTGCCCAACACGTAGCCGACGGCCGCAACGGCGACATACCCGATCACAGGGCTCCTCCAGAACTGTCTCGCGTGACGACGCAACCGAATCCGACGCCGTCCATCCCTTCCCATCCTGCCTCACCTTCGGGACTGCGCGCCCTGCCGGGAACGCATTGGCGACCGCGGCCGGACGTAGGCTAGAGTGCTCTCTGGCCCGCGGCACAGCGTCCGCGGGAGGGCAATCCCCTGTAGCTCAATTGGCAGAGCATTCGGCTGTTAACCGAAGGGTTGCTGGTTCGAGTCCAGCCGGGGGAGCCGAGAATTCATGAAGCAGGGGCCACACCCCGTTGTGGGTGTGGCCCCTGTTCATGTGGCTGCTAGCTGTTGCGAGCAGCCTTCTCTCGAGTCTCCTGAGTCTTCGCTTCTGCGCGGGCCTTCTCGGCTTCGGCCTCTTTCTTCGCCACGTCCTTCTGGGCCTCGGCCTTGTCCTGCTGCGCCTTGCCCTCCTCCTGGAGGCTGTCGCGGTTGAGAACGATTCCGAGCACCTGCTTGACGATGCCCACTGCGCCGTTGATGAGGCTGTTCACCGCGGCGAGCGGGCCGCTGTTGCTGTCTGCCATGTCCATAGCTCCTTTTCGTTACGTCGTCTGTCCCGGTACGCTTACCCCCGCGCTAACTTTTGCAAGCATCCAGCTAGCAGTTAGTGAGAGGTGTCACGCCAAAGTCCACCCGCAGTGGTGGGCAGGGGTTGTAATGGGGTTCACCGCCGAAAGAGGGAGCCATGACCCACGCGCCCGACCATCTGCCTTCACCTGATGACTTCCGCAGGAAGTCGGCCCACGTCGACCGGGAATTCTCCGATGCCCGGCGCTATCTCTCGGCCCTGCACAGTGAGGACAACGACGCGCTGCACGCGATGATGGTCGAGATCCACGGCAGCGGCCGGGCCATGAAGATCCTGGCCGCGATGGCCGTGCAGGCCCTCGACTTCGCTGAGCTGGCCGCCGACCGCCTCGGGGGCGACGTCCAGAAGTGGCTCGACCAGTCGGTGATGGCCCAGGACACCGCGGAGAACGAACGCGACCAGACCGAGCTCGGTGGCGAGGGTTGACCAGACTCGGGCCTGCCTATTCTTGAGCCCATGCGAATTTCGCGTGCCCTCGTGGCGCCGATCATGGCGGGGCTGCTGACCGCCGCATGCGGGTGGAGCCCTCCGGCGCCGGCGCCGACGAGCACCAAGGCGTGCGGACCCGGTCCGGGCGCGGCTGCGGTCAGCGACGAGATTTCCCTGCTTCCGCCGGCTTCGTGGACCGAGGCGGCGCGCGGGCACGCGGCCGACTGCCGCCTCAACTGGGTGGTCGTCAGCGCCGGCAGCGCATCCGACAGCCCGCAGCAGGTGCTGTTCTTCGACGGCGAGAAAGGGGTCGGCTCACCGACGCCCGAGCCACGTCCCTACATCACCGTGACGGCCCAGGGTGACCACGACGCCGTCGTGCAGTATCAGTGGCGCCAAGGCTCCGAACCGGCGTGCTGCCCGACCGGTATCGGGTCGGCCCGGGTCACCCTCGAGGACGGCAGGCTCACCATCCTCGACCCTATCCCCGGCCCCTGAGGATCAGATCACGCCCGAGCTGGTCGCGTTCTGGCTGACGTGGTCGTCGGCGTCCGGGATGTGCTCGGGATGGAGCATCTCGGCGTAGCGCAGGGGCTCGGGGATGCCGAAGCCGTCGACGAGCAGCTCGGCGTACGGCCGCAGACGGCGGCAGCGATCGTTGATGGCCCGCGTGACCGCCTTGGCGCGCTCGGTGGACAGGAAGCGGTGCTCGACGAACCACGCCTTGTCCTCCTCGATCACCGACAGGGCGTACAGATCGCACACCATGCCGAGGATCTCGCGGGCGGTCCGGTCCTGGCAGCCGTCGATGCCCGCGACGAACGCCTCGAGGACGATGCGGTCGATGTGGGCCTGCGCGACGTGCAGCACGTGGTCCTGCACGGAGTTGAACGCCTCGAACGCGCTCATCTCCTTGGACTTGCTCTGCAGGCGCCGGGCGACCGAGGCCACCATGTACTCCTCGCGGTCCTCGAGCATCTTGACCTGCGTGCCGCGGTTGAAGAGGCTGCCTTCTTCCTCGTTGTCCTCACGGCTGTCCAGGATTGTCTGCATGATCGTCTGTGCCGCAGTGCGTTTCAGCACCCGCTCGCCGGCGAACCGGGCCGCGAACCCCACCCACTCCACCGGGCTCATGCCCTTGATGTCGTCGGCGTAGGCGGTCAGCAGCTCCTTGGCCACCAGCTGGAACAGCACGTGGTTGTCGCCCTCGAAGGTGGTGAACACGTCGGTGTCGGCCTTGAGCGCGATGAGTCGGTTCTCCGCGAGATAGCCTGCGCCGCCGCAGGCTTCGCGTGCCTCCTGGATGGCGCGGGTGGCGTGCCAGGTGTTGGCGGCCTTGAGCCCGGCCGCCCGCGACTCCAGCTCCCGCTGCTCCTCGGGATCCGGGTCGTCGGCGGTCTGCAGCTCGTGGCACTTGGCGACCAGTTCGTTCTGCGCGAACTGCAGCGCGTACGAGCGGGCGATCAGCGGGAAGAGGCGACGCTGGTGGATGAGGTAGTCCATCAGCAGCACCTCGCCGCCGTCGGGGTCGGAGAACTGGCGGCGCTGCAACGCGTAGCGCGTCGCGATGTCGAGGGCGACACGGGCCGCGGCGCCGGCACTGCCGCCGACGGTGACCCGCCCGCGGATCAGCGTGCCGAGCATCGTGAAGAACCGCCGGTTCGGGTTCTCGATCGGCGAGGTGTAGGTGCCGTCCGCGGCGACGTCGGCGTACTTGTTGAGCAGGTTGTCCCGTGGGATGCGGACGTGGTCGAACTGGATGCGGCCGTTGTCGACGCCGGGCAGCCCGCCCTTGTAGTGGCAGTCCGAGGTGACGACGCCGGGCAGGTCGTTGCCGTCCTCGTCGCGGATGGGCACCACGAAGCAGTGCACGCCGTGGCCCTCACCGTCGGGGGTGATCAGCTGTGCGAAAACCGCGGCCACACGCGCTGTTTCGGCCGCACCGCCGATGTAGTCCTTGCGGGCGGACGGGGTGGGGGAGTCGATGACGAACTCTTCGGTGGCCGGGTCGTAGGTGGCCGTCGTCTCCAGGGACTGGACGTCGCTGCCGTGCCCGGTCTCGGTCATCGCGAAACAGCCGAGCACGTCGAGGTCGATGAGTTTCTGGACGTAGGCCTCGTGATGGCGCTCGGTGCCGAGGTTCTCGATCGCGCCGCCGAACAGGCCCCACTGCACGCCGGCCTTGACCATCAGCGACAGGTCGCTCATCGCGAGCATCTCGATCTGCGTGACGGCCGCGCCGACGTCGCCGTTGCCGCCGTGCTCCTTCTTGAACCCGTCCTCGGCGGCGCCGCGCGAGGCCATGATCTTCATCTGTTCGCCCACTTTGGTGCGGGCGATCACGGTGTTCGGGGTGTAGTGCGGCCGGAAGATCTCGTTGCTGAGTTCCCTCCGCATCCGGTTCTTCACATCGCGCCAGCGTCCGTCGAGAGAATTCCGCAGATACTCCGCAGTGGTGGTCATACCTCGACGGTAGCCCGCAAATCCTTCGCGCAAACTGTGATGTCGCAAACCGTCACCATCGGCGATTGTCCCGATGCGCCGACACGGCGTTGAATCGTCGCTATGACCGAATCAGGGGCTGCCCACGTCGAGGATCACCGGCACGCCGACGTGACGGGAGGGTGGCTGCGCGCCGCCACGTTCGGCGCGATGGACGGCCTGGTGAGCAACACGGCACTGATTGCGGGGGTGGCGGCAAGTGCGGGCCCGAGGACGGTGGTGATCAGCGGGGTCGCGGGACTGCTCGCCGGCGCCTTCTCGATGGCGCTGGGCGAATACACGTCGGTGACGACGGCCAATGAGCAGATCGACTCCGAGGTGCATGTCGAGCGGTCGTCGTTCCAGCGTCAGCCCGAGGCCGAACAGGCCGAGTTGGTCGCCAAACTGGTCGCGCTGGGGATGTCCCCGGAGACGGCGGCCAAGGCGTCCGAGGAGATCCACCAGGACGACCACAAGGCCATCAACTTCCACCTGATCCAGGAGCTCGGCGTCGATCCCCAGGAGAAGCCCTCGCCGTGGCTGGCCGCCGGATCGTCGTTCGTGATGTTCGCGATCGGTGCGGTGATCCCCCTGATCCCGTACCTGCTGGGCTACGAATCCCTCTGGGCGGGGCTGGCTTTCGGCGGGTTCGGGCTGATACTGGCCGGCGCCGCGGCGGCGCGCATCACCCGCCGGTCACCGGCGTGGGGGTCGTTGCGGCAGTTGACGTTCGGCGCGGTGGCCATCGCCGCCACCTACCTCGTCGGGCACCTC
This window contains:
- a CDS encoding DUF7155 family protein, with the translated sequence MLVHTLRAHAARLIVGAVAAAAVAVPLYASLSSPDASAQAGPRCLAWFGNKDDGQCLGYSNGTGGQIGTPSIGFGGNGLEFSTGPLFPGTTINQGIG
- the mbp1 gene encoding microaggregate-binding protein 1; the encoded protein is MADSNSGPLAAVNSLINGAVGIVKQVLGIVLNRDSLQEEGKAQQDKAEAQKDVAKKEAEAEKARAEAKTQETREKAARNS
- a CDS encoding LppP/LprE family lipoprotein, with the protein product MRISRALVAPIMAGLLTAACGWSPPAPAPTSTKACGPGPGAAAVSDEISLLPPASWTEAARGHAADCRLNWVVVSAGSASDSPQQVLFFDGEKGVGSPTPEPRPYITVTAQGDHDAVVQYQWRQGSEPACCPTGIGSARVTLEDGRLTILDPIPGP
- a CDS encoding acyl-CoA dehydrogenase family protein; its protein translation is MTTTAEYLRNSLDGRWRDVKNRMRRELSNEIFRPHYTPNTVIARTKVGEQMKIMASRGAAEDGFKKEHGGNGDVGAAVTQIEMLAMSDLSLMVKAGVQWGLFGGAIENLGTERHHEAYVQKLIDLDVLGCFAMTETGHGSDVQSLETTATYDPATEEFVIDSPTPSARKDYIGGAAETARVAAVFAQLITPDGEGHGVHCFVVPIRDEDGNDLPGVVTSDCHYKGGLPGVDNGRIQFDHVRIPRDNLLNKYADVAADGTYTSPIENPNRRFFTMLGTLIRGRVTVGGSAGAAARVALDIATRYALQRRQFSDPDGGEVLLMDYLIHQRRLFPLIARSYALQFAQNELVAKCHELQTADDPDPEEQRELESRAAGLKAANTWHATRAIQEAREACGGAGYLAENRLIALKADTDVFTTFEGDNHVLFQLVAKELLTAYADDIKGMSPVEWVGFAARFAGERVLKRTAAQTIMQTILDSREDNEEEGSLFNRGTQVKMLEDREEYMVASVARRLQSKSKEMSAFEAFNSVQDHVLHVAQAHIDRIVLEAFVAGIDGCQDRTAREILGMVCDLYALSVIEEDKAWFVEHRFLSTERAKAVTRAINDRCRRLRPYAELLVDGFGIPEPLRYAEMLHPEHIPDADDHVSQNATSSGVI
- a CDS encoding VIT1/CCC1 transporter family protein is translated as MTESGAAHVEDHRHADVTGGWLRAATFGAMDGLVSNTALIAGVAASAGPRTVVISGVAGLLAGAFSMALGEYTSVTTANEQIDSEVHVERSSFQRQPEAEQAELVAKLVALGMSPETAAKASEEIHQDDHKAINFHLIQELGVDPQEKPSPWLAAGSSFVMFAIGAVIPLIPYLLGYESLWAGLAFGGFGLILAGAAAARITRRSPAWGSLRQLTFGAVAIAATYLVGHLIGAAAT